One Prinia subflava isolate CZ2003 ecotype Zambia chromosome 8, Cam_Psub_1.2, whole genome shotgun sequence DNA window includes the following coding sequences:
- the TCFL5 gene encoding transcription factor-like 5 protein yields the protein MSGSAPEEPQTIPQSPASVPDPAPVAVGPGGSSDSSFGEQNLGFSTPEASLVEMMDIEYTQLQHILCSHTEAQSSEGEVEARLSAFSSPGPSADPPLQQPSPSTSQDGGSSSSSGNQSVCPVTCQSGLPCDSYWPSSNPHLGYADLQELRMMLLSESNLPGNQREKAPSSGSSVEVSGCSVAKAKQGENFLGENKENIFVENSALAPEVRSKPAVRARLEDRFNSSPTENPRCQEPQESGVTLNNLVTLIRQPSEVVGVPLHQQGNRCAALGKNKAAPATHSLPFTYPFFTMNACSAAGSANPSQAQTCGTSCTILEAAKHQDLGIPKTFPFLYQEVESTKQTVGAINKALPEEVWIKVGDTLCKQAINRSCSRINLLDPNMDRKPLGEIRNARDNAQSTAAAQGPWQSAQPSSSVQVQSGSQDGSAQRRERHNRLERDRRRRIRVCCDELNLLVPFCTIDTDKATTLQWTTAFLKYIQERHGDSLKQEFETVFCGKTGRRLKIGRPDSCVMCPAQENRTAMETK from the exons ATGTCAGGATCAGCCCCCGAGGAGCCTCAGACCATTCCTCAGAGCCCAGCTAGTGTTCCTGACCCCGCTCCCGTTGCTGTCGGACCTGGAGGCTCAAGTGACAGTTCCTTTGGTGAGCAAAACCTTGGCTTCTCCACCCCCGAGGCCAGCCTGGTGGAGATGATGGACATTGAGTacacccagctgcagcacataCTTTGCTCACACACGGAGGCGCAGAGTAGCGAAGGTGAAGTGGAAGCCAGGCTCAGCGCTTTCTCCTCGCCTGGCCCCTCTGCAGAcccccctctgcagcagccctcCCCCAGCACCAGTCAGGACGGGggctcatccagcagctctgggaaccAGTCGGTCTGCCCAGTGACCTGTCAGTCAGGCTTGCCTTGTGACAGCTACTGGCCGAGTTCTAACCCACACCTGGGCTATGCTGACTTGCAGGAGCTCAGGATGATGTTGCTTAGCGAGTCCAACCTCCCTGGGAACCAAAGAGAGAAAGCGCCCAGCAGTGGTAGCTCTGTAGAGGTCTCGGGATGCAGTGTAGCAAAAGCTAAACAGGGTGAAAATTTCTTGGGGGAGAATAAGGAAAACATATTTGTTGAAAATTCGGCACTGGCACCAGAGGTTAGATCTAAACCTGCAGTCAGAGCCCGGTTGGAAGACAGATTCAACAGCAGCCCGACAGAAAACCCCAGATGTCAAGAACCCCAAGAATCTGGAGTAACTCTTAACAA TTTAGTGACACTGATCCGCCAGCCCTCAGAAGTGGTGGGTGTTCCTCTTCACCAGCAAGGGAACAGGTGTGCTGCACTAGGGAAAAACAAGGCTGCACCTGCCACACATTCCTTGCCTTTTACTTACCCGTTCTTTACCATGAATGCatgttctgctgctggaagtgcTAATCCTTCCCAAGCACAG aCCTGTGGAACATCTTGCACTATTTTGGAAGCTGCCAAACATCAAGACCTTGGGATACCCAAGACATTCCCTTTTCTCTATCAGGAAGTTGAATCCACAAAACAGACAGTAGGTGCTATAAATAAAGCTTTGCCTGAGGAAGTTTGGATTAAAGTTGGAG ACACCTTATGCAAGCAAGCCATAAACAGAAGTTGCAGCCGGATAAATCTGTTGGATCCGAACATGGATCGCAAACCCCTCGGTGAGATCCGGAACGCCCGGGACAACGCccagagcactgcagctgcccagggccccTGGCagtcagcacagcccagctccagtgTGCAGGTACAGAGTGGTTCCCAGGATGGAAGCgcccagagaagggaaaggcaCAACCGCCTGGAGAGAGACAGGAG GCGCAGGATCCGGGTTTGTTGTGACGAGCTCAATCTCCTCGTTCCCTTCTGCACGATTGACACTGACAAGGCAACAACTTTGCAGTGGACAACTGCATTCCTCAAGTACATTCAGGAAAGGCACGGCGACTCCCTGAAGCAG gaatttgAGACTGTGTTCTGTGGTAAAACAGGCAGGAGATTAAAAATTGGAAGACCAGACTCGTGTGTAATGTGTCCAGCACAGGAAAACCGCACAGCTATGGAGACCAAATAG